From the Phyllobacterium sp. T1293 genome, the window GAATCGAATATGGCTTTGGATGGCAAGATTGCAATTGTTACCGGCGGTGCTCAGGGTATCGGCAATGCCATTGCCCGGCGCTTTCTGCAGGATGGCGCGAGCGTGATGATTGCCGACAGCAATGATGAACGCGGGCTTGCGGCGGTCAAGGACCTCAGCGGTTTTGGCAAGGTGCGGTTCACCTCCACGGATGTCAGCAGCAAACTCGATGTGCATAATCTGGTTGCAGCGACCCTTGATGCATTTGGCGATATCGATGTTCTCGTCAACAATGCCGGTATTGTTCACAAGGCCGAATTCCTCGATATCAAGGAAGAGGATTTCGACCGGGTTCTGCGCATCAACCTGAAAGGCTCGTTCCTGTGTGGGCAGGCGATAGGCCGTCACATGGTGGACAAGGTGCAGAAGGGCGGGTCGCCCGGCGCAATCATCAATCTGTCTTCGATCAATGCCCTGTTTGGTCTGGGCAATCAGGTGCCCTATTCCATCTCCAAGGGCGGGGTGAACCAATTGACACGGGTTATGGCCGTATCACTCGCCATCCACGGGATCAGGGTCAATGCCATTGGCCCCGGTTCGATCAATACGGATATGCTGGAGGCTGTGAATTCCGATGCGGCTTCGAAGCAGCGCATGCTTTCCCGCACGCCGCTTGGCCGGATTGGGGAACCATCAGAAATTGCTGCGATTGCCGCGTTTCTGGCTTCCGACTATGCCAGCTATATCACCGGCCAGACCATTTATGCCGATGGTGGGCGATTGCCTCTCAATTACACGGTTCCCGTCAAATCATAGGTGTTATTTTTCACCCCCTGCTGACAGGCTACTGACAGAAGGTTGTCAGTAGGGGTATGCGATAGTGTCTTCATAAGCAAAGGAGACACGGACATGAATATGATTGATTTCGGCATCGTAGATACGGTGAAGCGTCTGTGGACGGGATACACGCACACACGCGAGGAAATGCGGACTGAACGCGCCATCAACAATCTTCCTGACTATCTGCTGAAAGACATTGGCTGGCCCGATGCCTATGCAGAACGTCTTGCGATGCGCAATTCGGTGAAGGACATCGCAGCTGGCAATGACAATGCCAGCGCGATTCGCCGTTCCGATCGCCTGCTGCGCCCAACGCCGCATAGAGGCAGAAAAACAAGCCAAAACGGTCATTTGACGCTAGAATACTAATTATTGAAGCCAAAGGGAGCATCTGCCATGGACCAGAAAAAGACAATCGGCCTCGTATTCATCGATCAGTTTGCTGATTGGGAATTCGGCTTGTTGGCTGGCTCGGCTGTCGAATGGTTTGGCGCGCGGATAATTGCCTTGGCTCCGACATCAGGTCCACTGAAATCCATTGGCGGCTTGCATCTTGTGCCGGATCGCGGGCTTGACCCGCAGGATAATACCGATCTGGATGCGGTTGCTGTCATCGGTGCCAACACATGGCCTTCGGAAGACGCTCCTGACATTGCACCGCTTTTAAAGTCAGTTTTGTCAGGTGGCGGAATTGTTGGCGGCATTTGCGGCGGCACGCTGGCGCTGGCGCGCGCTGGTCTTTTCGAGGGCCGCAAACACACCAGCAATGGGGCTGGCTGGATACAGTCGGTCATGGGCGAATATGCGGGCTCTTCCCTCTATCAGGATGTGCCCTATGCGGTGCGTGACGCGCATATTGTCAGCGCTGCCGGGTCGGCTCCCGGCACATTTGCCACAGAGTTTCTTGAAGCGGTTCTGCCTGAGCAGGCTGGGCAGATTGCCGAAATGCGCAGCTTTATCGCGCGCGAATATCAGGCGGCGGGTTGATCGCCACATCGAGGGAGGAATGACATGAAAAGCTGGGCAGAGAAATTGAATGCGAGCGGCCCCTTCGAGGTCAAACCGGTCCCGGTCAATATTGCCGGTATGAAGGCTGGGGAGATCATGCTGGTTCCGACCCCTCGTCTGGTGGATGATTTTATTCGCACACTCCCGAAGGGCAGGCATATGGATGTGAAAACCTTGCGACAGGCTATGGCCAAACAGCATGGAGCTGAAGTGACTTGTCCTATCACGCTGGGATTCCATTTGCGTACGGTCGCTGAGGCGGCATTCGAAGATTATCAACGGTCGGGCGATATCTGCTCGGTGACGCCATTCTGGAGGGTCCTTGATTCCAGTACATCCACCGTTTCCCGATTGTCGTTCGGGGCGGCTTTTGTAACCGAACAGCGCCTGAATGAAGGCCTGAAGGAATAGTGACATGCGACGAGCAGACCGTCTCTTTCAGATTGTGCAGAAACTCCGCGGCGGACGCCTTGTCACCGCGCGCCAGCTGGCGGAAAAGCTCGAAGTGTCCGAGCGTACTATCTATCGCGATAT encodes:
- a CDS encoding DUF1127 domain-containing protein; protein product: MNMIDFGIVDTVKRLWTGYTHTREEMRTERAINNLPDYLLKDIGWPDAYAERLAMRNSVKDIAAGNDNASAIRRSDRLLRPTPHRGRKTSQNGHLTLEY
- a CDS encoding DJ-1/PfpI family protein, which codes for MDQKKTIGLVFIDQFADWEFGLLAGSAVEWFGARIIALAPTSGPLKSIGGLHLVPDRGLDPQDNTDLDAVAVIGANTWPSEDAPDIAPLLKSVLSGGGIVGGICGGTLALARAGLFEGRKHTSNGAGWIQSVMGEYAGSSLYQDVPYAVRDAHIVSAAGSAPGTFATEFLEAVLPEQAGQIAEMRSFIAREYQAAG
- a CDS encoding SDR family NAD(P)-dependent oxidoreductase produces the protein MALDGKIAIVTGGAQGIGNAIARRFLQDGASVMIADSNDERGLAAVKDLSGFGKVRFTSTDVSSKLDVHNLVAATLDAFGDIDVLVNNAGIVHKAEFLDIKEEDFDRVLRINLKGSFLCGQAIGRHMVDKVQKGGSPGAIINLSSINALFGLGNQVPYSISKGGVNQLTRVMAVSLAIHGIRVNAIGPGSINTDMLEAVNSDAASKQRMLSRTPLGRIGEPSEIAAIAAFLASDYASYITGQTIYADGGRLPLNYTVPVKS